One segment of Geminicoccaceae bacterium DNA contains the following:
- a CDS encoding PBP1A family penicillin-binding protein → MSTGERSVISDGGSAIETVSTGMARDRSGRRSKPRGGGTASKTRSSSGTGIFRRLIGLIPALMVLGLVLWVAIFYWVGPDLPDTNELFKNARQARVTVLAADGSIVTERGAVGPDYVRLDEISPYVEAAVIATEDRRFYSHFGLDLFGTARALVANLGAGGVVAGGSTITQQLAKNLYLTPERSLTRKLKELVLALWLEARLTKQQILEVYLNRVYLGAGAYGVQAAAERYFAKNAADLTLAESAMIAGLLKAPSRYAPTNDLALSRAREKTVLNGMVETGMIDRAQADAAASQTVTISARGGADFAGYFVDYVLDGLTQYLGKPDRDWIVSTTLDRRLQLAADRAVADRLAGHPELQAAVVLLDDHGAVRAMVGGRTYRGDGFNRAISPRQPGSAFKPFVYMAAMDKGLHAQSRVEDAPIRIGKWQPRNSGNKYYGEVTLETAFARSLNTAAVRLSEGAGVDRVIAKARQFGIQSELRPVASIALGTSEVTPLELTAAYLPFDSGGIRHPSFAVERVMDASADLLYSYVPAEVKVIGEPQLSEMRELLKAVVVDGTGRAAALAGRQAFGKTGTTSDARDAWFVGFAGDYVAGVWVGRDDNSAMHGVSGANLPAQIWHDVMTATPRDAPEAPLPVVRPAPMDGEEPLSTVLAKRGLDTLLNWIGEKIDQITR, encoded by the coding sequence TTGTCAACTGGCGAACGGAGTGTCATCTCGGATGGTGGATCTGCAATCGAAACGGTATCGACAGGCATGGCTCGCGACAGGAGTGGCCGCCGGAGCAAGCCGCGTGGCGGCGGCACGGCGTCGAAAACCCGATCCTCGTCGGGCACGGGGATCTTTCGCCGTCTGATCGGACTGATACCGGCATTGATGGTGCTGGGACTGGTTCTCTGGGTGGCCATTTTCTATTGGGTCGGTCCCGATCTTCCGGATACGAACGAGTTGTTCAAGAACGCCCGGCAGGCGCGGGTGACCGTCCTCGCGGCGGATGGCTCCATCGTCACCGAACGGGGGGCCGTCGGCCCGGACTATGTCCGGCTCGACGAGATCAGCCCCTATGTCGAGGCGGCCGTGATCGCGACCGAGGATCGCCGCTTCTACAGTCACTTCGGTCTCGACCTGTTCGGCACGGCAAGGGCGCTGGTGGCCAATCTCGGTGCCGGCGGCGTGGTCGCGGGCGGCTCCACCATCACCCAGCAGCTGGCCAAGAACCTCTACCTCACGCCGGAACGTTCCTTGACCCGGAAGCTCAAGGAACTGGTGCTGGCCCTGTGGCTCGAAGCGCGACTGACCAAACAGCAGATCCTTGAGGTCTACCTCAACCGGGTCTATCTCGGCGCGGGGGCCTATGGCGTGCAGGCTGCCGCCGAGCGCTATTTCGCCAAGAATGCGGCCGATCTGACATTGGCCGAGTCCGCCATGATCGCCGGCCTGCTGAAGGCACCGTCGCGATATGCGCCGACCAACGACCTCGCCCTTTCGCGGGCCAGGGAGAAGACGGTCCTCAACGGCATGGTCGAGACGGGGATGATCGACAGGGCGCAAGCCGATGCCGCCGCCAGCCAGACCGTGACGATCTCCGCTCGTGGCGGCGCCGATTTCGCCGGCTATTTCGTGGACTATGTTCTCGACGGTCTCACGCAGTATCTCGGCAAGCCGGATCGCGACTGGATCGTGTCGACGACACTCGACAGGCGGCTGCAACTCGCGGCCGATCGCGCGGTCGCCGATCGCCTTGCCGGCCATCCGGAACTTCAGGCCGCTGTCGTGCTCCTCGACGACCATGGTGCGGTGCGTGCCATGGTCGGTGGCCGAACCTATCGCGGCGACGGGTTCAACAGGGCGATCAGCCCCCGCCAGCCGGGCTCGGCATTCAAGCCGTTCGTCTACATGGCGGCGATGGACAAGGGGCTCCATGCGCAATCCAGGGTCGAGGATGCCCCGATCCGGATCGGCAAGTGGCAGCCGCGCAACAGCGGCAACAAGTATTACGGCGAGGTCACGCTGGAGACGGCGTTTGCCAGATCGCTGAATACGGCAGCCGTGCGCCTCAGCGAGGGGGCAGGGGTCGACCGGGTCATTGCAAAGGCGCGGCAGTTCGGAATCCAGAGCGAATTGCGCCCGGTGGCGTCGATCGCGCTGGGAACGTCCGAAGTGACACCTCTGGAACTCACGGCCGCTTACCTGCCTTTCGATTCGGGTGGTATCCGCCATCCGTCATTCGCTGTCGAGCGGGTCATGGATGCGTCGGCCGACCTTCTCTATTCCTACGTGCCAGCCGAAGTGAAGGTCATTGGCGAGCCGCAATTGTCCGAAATGCGGGAATTGCTCAAGGCGGTGGTTGTCGATGGAACGGGACGGGCGGCTGCCCTCGCCGGCCGGCAGGCCTTCGGCAAGACCGGTACCACCAGCGATGCCCGTGACGCATGGTTCGTCGGCTTCGCCGGCGATTATGTCGCCGGTGTCTGGGTCGGGCGGGATGACAACAGTGCCATGCATGGTGTTTCCGGCGCCAACCTGCCCGCGCAGATATGGCACGACGTGATGACCGCAACGCCGCGGGATGCGCCCGAGGCTCCCCTTCCGGTCGTCCGGCCTGCGCCGATGGATGGGGAAGAACCTCTTTCGACCGTGCTGGCGAAAAGGGGGCTCGACACGTTGCTCAACTGGATCGGCGAAAAGATCGACCAGATCACCCGCTAG
- a CDS encoding Crp/Fnr family transcriptional regulator, with the protein MTKNSAVLTARELLSALSRVDFFAGLDDKRLRAIADRVHVRRHDAGQSLCRYNDDSRDVYMILDGTARATIFSPNGREVSFRDLRSGESFGELAAIDRQPRSANVITQTVTTVASISSADFMEIVRCHPEVAENTLRKLTGWVRSLSERIYEFNAPVAVRICSELLRLTREGMISDNIAILRPPPKHAEIAARVNSHREAVTRTFGELKRAGIIKGNRGEMIVADVDGLVAWVHAQETDDDR; encoded by the coding sequence ATGACGAAGAACTCGGCGGTGTTGACAGCGCGTGAGCTTCTTTCGGCATTGTCACGCGTTGATTTCTTTGCCGGTCTCGACGACAAGCGGCTCCGTGCCATTGCCGACAGGGTTCACGTGCGCCGCCACGATGCGGGCCAGTCCCTGTGTCGTTACAACGACGACAGTCGCGATGTGTACATGATCCTTGACGGCACCGCCCGTGCCACGATCTTTTCGCCGAACGGGCGGGAGGTGTCGTTTCGCGACCTCAGGAGCGGCGAGAGCTTCGGCGAGCTGGCTGCCATCGACCGGCAACCCCGGTCCGCCAATGTCATCACCCAGACCGTCACCACCGTCGCCTCCATTTCTTCGGCGGATTTCATGGAGATTGTTCGTTGCCATCCGGAGGTCGCCGAAAACACGCTGCGCAAGCTTACCGGCTGGGTGCGCTCCCTCTCCGAGAGGATCTACGAGTTCAACGCGCCGGTGGCCGTGCGGATCTGCTCGGAATTGTTGCGGCTGACGCGCGAAGGCATGATTTCGGATAACATAGCCATATTGAGACCGCCACCGAAACACGCGGAAATTGCCGCCAGGGTCAACAGTCACCGCGAGGCCGTCACGAGAACGTTCGGCGAACTGAAGCGCGCCGGCATCATCAAGGGCAATCGCGGCGAGATGATTGTCGCGGATGTCGACGGTCTGGTGGCATGGGTGCATGCACAGGAGACGGATGACGACCGATGA
- a CDS encoding O-methyltransferase codes for MSPRGLALDDRLQDYLIEAGMREHPELCALRLETAGMAHGGMQSSPEQMQLIGLMLRMIGARKVLEIGCFTGYGTLAMALALPGDGRVITLDVNDDWAQVGRRHWRAAGVEDRIDMRTGLAQESLEGIDEDASFDLVYIDADKKSYGIYLDHALRLVRPGGIIALDNMLWHGAVADPGDHSHQVESLRQTQARIMADSTLSATLVPIGDGVTIAWKRR; via the coding sequence ATGAGTCCGCGCGGCCTTGCGCTCGATGACCGGCTGCAGGACTATCTGATCGAGGCCGGGATGCGGGAGCATCCCGAGCTTTGTGCCCTGCGTCTCGAAACGGCGGGCATGGCTCACGGCGGCATGCAGAGCTCGCCGGAACAGATGCAGCTCATCGGCCTCATGCTCCGCATGATCGGCGCGCGCAAGGTTCTGGAAATCGGCTGCTTCACGGGCTATGGCACCCTGGCCATGGCACTGGCCCTGCCCGGAGATGGCCGGGTCATCACGCTCGATGTCAATGACGACTGGGCGCAGGTCGGCCGCAGGCACTGGCGGGCAGCAGGAGTGGAAGACCGCATCGACATGCGCACCGGTCTTGCGCAGGAGAGCCTGGAAGGGATCGACGAGGATGCATCGTTCGACCTGGTCTATATCGACGCCGACAAGAAGAGCTATGGCATCTATCTCGACCACGCCCTGCGTCTGGTGCGACCCGGCGGGATCATCGCGCTCGACAACATGCTCTGGCATGGAGCCGTCGCCGATCCCGGGGATCACTCGCATCAGGTGGAAAGCCTGCGCCAGACCCAGGCCCGCATCATGGCCGATTCCACCCTCTCGGCGACACTGGTGCCCATTGGCGACGGCGTGACCATTGCCTGGAAGCGGCGCTAG
- a CDS encoding 4-hydroxythreonine-4-phosphate dehydrogenase PdxA encodes MTLTRPLIAVTLGDPGGVGPELAVRLAKRPESHEHADLVLVGDRSVIAMGEKAAGISLSLQPFNPLLRGLHGGKVLHLQTDTIAPEDIATGEQSRAGGLTAVRMLGSALELVQGGDVAGLLMMPVSEPLPKEDDLPGGSVAGVIGSFLGLGEPACEIAAMSSLWVTSVTGPAPFAEVPRLLSEDAIFKVCKVVHGALRSAGLQTPRIALTGLNPTITDAAGEERAMVIPAIARVREEGIDCEGPFTAEAIFRHALDSGVDAVIAMYHDQARIATSLMGFERGLTFYAGLPAPVMAPAHDPKFELAGKGKVEFEPSLAALNMMLTIAVERGPAFRFRGDTGRERKR; translated from the coding sequence ATGACCCTGACCAGACCGTTGATCGCTGTGACGTTGGGTGACCCGGGAGGTGTCGGCCCCGAGCTGGCCGTGCGACTGGCCAAACGACCCGAGAGCCACGAACATGCCGACCTGGTCCTGGTCGGTGACCGCTCGGTCATCGCCATGGGCGAGAAGGCTGCGGGCATCAGCCTCTCCCTGCAACCCTTCAATCCGTTGTTGCGTGGCCTGCATGGCGGCAAGGTGCTGCATCTGCAGACCGACACGATCGCACCGGAGGATATTGCGACAGGTGAACAGTCGAGGGCCGGCGGCCTTACCGCCGTGCGAATGCTCGGCAGTGCGCTCGAACTGGTGCAGGGCGGTGACGTTGCCGGTCTGCTGATGATGCCCGTGAGTGAACCTCTGCCCAAGGAAGATGACTTGCCGGGTGGTAGTGTCGCTGGAGTCATCGGCAGTTTCCTTGGTCTTGGTGAACCGGCCTGCGAGATCGCGGCGATGTCGAGCCTCTGGGTGACCAGTGTGACCGGGCCGGCACCGTTTGCCGAGGTGCCGCGACTGTTGAGCGAGGATGCGATCTTCAAGGTCTGCAAGGTCGTGCATGGTGCCCTGCGGTCCGCGGGGTTGCAGACGCCGCGGATCGCCCTCACGGGTCTCAACCCGACCATCACCGATGCCGCAGGGGAGGAGCGCGCGATGGTCATTCCGGCCATTGCCCGCGTGCGCGAGGAGGGGATCGATTGCGAAGGCCCGTTCACCGCCGAAGCGATCTTCAGGCATGCGCTGGACAGCGGCGTGGATGCCGTCATCGCCATGTATCACGATCAGGCCCGCATCGCCACGAGCCTCATGGGCTTCGAACGGGGCCTGACCTTCTATGCCGGCCTTCCGGCACCGGTCATGGCCCCGGCCCATGATCCGAAGTTCGAGCTTGCCGGCAAGGGCAAGGTGGAATTCGAACCGAGCCTCGCAGCGCTCAACATGATGCTGACCATCGCCGTCGAGCGCGGTCCGGCCTTCCGCTTCCGCGGTGACACGGGACGCGAACGCAAGCGCTGA
- a CDS encoding bifunctional [glutamine synthetase] adenylyltransferase/[glutamine synthetase]-adenylyl-L-tyrosine phosphorylase — protein MPPLPSADGDLLNRIGRWRDTAARMADPGERERIAALVDDPRIGPVLHGIWAASSFLSDAMQARPTLLLDYVDNGPDVLIDDILDVGNVDPQQDRTRLMSRLRLMRRDAAVVIALADLEGLWPLERVTGELTRLADLATRTATDHLILEAARRGEIDGEGGPGESGILVLAMGKHGAGELNYSSDIDLIVLFDGQKIRYTGRETPMACAVKITRALEHILQHRTRDGFVFRTDFRLRPHLPGHPLALSVDDAEIYFERHGQNWERAAFIKARAVAGDIAAGEGFLKRTQPFIWRKHLDFAAIRDIHSIKRQINAYHGFGTVGVAGHDLKVGRGGIREIEFFAQTQQLILGGHNRELRSRQTLKTLKSLAAGKWIDGDAAEELESAYIVLRSLEHRVQMIADKQTQQLPAREQELARFARFAGFETVGDLERTVSRVLRTVEKHYAALFESETDLAAGRQLVFTGTENDPGTLETLRDMGFRDPEHVASTIRSWHHGHIRATRSTRARELLTELMPGMLAAMQRQADIDEAFRLFDTFVSSLPAGVQLFSLIRANPRLLVLLCDIMGAAPRLARHLSNDTSLFEAMLAPDFFEGLPSAEELRSEFEARLVDARNIEDVLDIGRRWAHGRQFQTGLHCLLGLTETERSNETHTVIAEVIVNTLLPRAIDWLAEQHGVIDGGSFVIIGMGKLGSRELTTGSDLDLVFAYDAPTDAVSDGQRPLPAQVYYARLGQRLVSALSARTAEGRLYEIDTRLRPSGNVGPVACSLANFRAYHAETAETWERQALTRARVIAGDRALAKAIDQVIGHALSRRGHRAELEHDVRRMRERIFKEHGNDDPWNLKHARGGLVEVEFIAQYLQLRILPNDPAARTTSIRGMIAEGVSHGVIDQAQGDLAIRAVRLHQTLQAVLRLSTAARLKPSEAPAGLREALVRAANRQLDLALPISHFSALEAFLTDTQNGVTGLFDILCPPTTAIEDTHAGGHRT, from the coding sequence ATGCCCCCCCTTCCATCCGCCGACGGCGACCTGCTGAACAGGATCGGTCGATGGCGCGACACGGCCGCACGCATGGCCGATCCCGGCGAGCGCGAGCGGATTGCCGCACTTGTCGACGATCCACGGATCGGGCCTGTCCTGCATGGCATATGGGCTGCCAGCAGCTTCCTCAGCGATGCCATGCAGGCCCGTCCGACGCTTCTGCTGGACTATGTCGACAACGGCCCGGATGTGCTGATTGACGATATTCTCGATGTGGGGAATGTCGATCCGCAGCAGGACCGTACCCGTCTGATGAGCCGACTGCGGCTGATGCGCCGCGATGCCGCCGTGGTCATCGCCCTTGCCGATCTCGAAGGTCTCTGGCCGCTCGAACGGGTCACGGGCGAATTGACCCGGCTGGCCGACCTGGCGACCCGGACGGCGACCGACCACCTGATCCTCGAAGCCGCCAGGCGCGGCGAGATCGACGGCGAAGGCGGTCCGGGCGAGAGCGGCATCCTCGTGCTCGCCATGGGCAAGCACGGAGCGGGCGAGCTCAACTATTCGAGCGACATCGACCTCATCGTCCTCTTCGATGGACAGAAGATCCGCTATACCGGCCGCGAAACGCCGATGGCCTGTGCCGTGAAGATCACCCGTGCGCTTGAGCACATCCTCCAGCACAGGACCCGCGACGGCTTCGTTTTCCGCACCGATTTCCGCCTGCGCCCCCATCTGCCCGGCCATCCCCTGGCGCTGTCGGTGGACGATGCCGAGATCTATTTCGAGCGGCACGGGCAGAACTGGGAGCGGGCAGCCTTCATCAAGGCGCGGGCGGTGGCCGGAGACATCGCTGCCGGCGAGGGTTTCCTCAAGCGCACGCAGCCGTTCATATGGCGCAAGCATCTCGATTTCGCCGCCATCCGCGACATCCATTCGATCAAGCGGCAGATCAACGCCTATCACGGCTTCGGGACGGTGGGCGTGGCCGGCCATGATCTCAAGGTCGGACGTGGCGGCATTCGCGAAATCGAGTTCTTCGCCCAGACGCAGCAACTGATCCTGGGCGGCCACAATCGCGAGTTGCGCAGCCGACAGACGCTGAAGACACTCAAGTCCCTCGCCGCCGGCAAGTGGATCGACGGCGATGCCGCCGAGGAGCTGGAAAGCGCCTATATCGTCCTGCGATCGCTAGAACATCGCGTGCAGATGATTGCCGACAAGCAGACCCAGCAATTGCCGGCACGCGAGCAGGAACTCGCCCGCTTCGCCCGCTTCGCCGGCTTCGAGACCGTCGGGGACCTCGAACGTACCGTCTCCAGGGTCCTGCGCACCGTCGAGAAGCACTACGCCGCCCTGTTCGAGAGCGAGACCGACCTCGCGGCCGGTCGCCAGCTGGTCTTCACCGGCACCGAAAACGATCCGGGCACGCTTGAGACCCTGCGCGACATGGGCTTCCGGGATCCCGAGCACGTGGCGAGCACCATCCGTTCCTGGCATCACGGCCACATCCGCGCCACACGCAGCACCCGTGCGCGCGAACTGCTCACCGAACTGATGCCCGGCATGCTCGCCGCGATGCAGCGGCAGGCGGACATCGACGAGGCCTTCCGCCTGTTCGACACCTTCGTCAGCAGCCTGCCGGCCGGCGTCCAGCTGTTTTCGCTGATCCGCGCCAATCCGCGGCTGCTGGTCCTGTTGTGCGACATCATGGGTGCGGCACCGCGACTGGCGCGACACCTGTCGAACGACACAAGCCTGTTCGAGGCGATGCTGGCTCCCGATTTCTTCGAAGGCCTGCCGTCAGCCGAGGAGCTGCGCTCCGAGTTCGAGGCACGGCTGGTGGATGCCCGCAACATCGAGGACGTGCTCGACATCGGTCGCCGCTGGGCGCACGGGCGCCAGTTCCAGACCGGACTGCACTGCCTTCTGGGACTGACCGAAACCGAACGGTCGAACGAGACCCACACGGTGATCGCCGAGGTGATCGTCAATACCCTGCTGCCACGGGCCATCGACTGGCTGGCGGAACAGCATGGCGTCATCGACGGCGGCAGTTTCGTCATCATCGGCATGGGCAAGCTCGGCTCGCGGGAACTCACCACCGGCTCCGATCTCGACCTCGTCTTTGCCTATGACGCACCGACAGATGCCGTATCCGACGGCCAGCGGCCGCTACCGGCGCAGGTCTATTATGCGAGGCTGGGACAGAGGCTGGTTTCTGCGCTGTCCGCACGTACTGCCGAAGGGCGACTTTACGAGATCGACACCCGTCTCCGACCGTCGGGGAACGTCGGGCCGGTGGCCTGCAGCCTGGCCAATTTCCGCGCCTACCACGCGGAGACGGCGGAAACCTGGGAACGACAGGCCCTGACGCGCGCCCGGGTCATTGCCGGCGACCGGGCATTGGCCAAGGCCATCGACCAGGTCATCGGACACGCGCTCAGCCGGCGGGGCCATCGCGCGGAGCTCGAACACGACGTCCGGCGGATGCGCGAACGCATCTTCAAGGAACATGGCAATGACGATCCGTGGAACCTGAAACATGCACGTGGCGGTTTGGTGGAGGTCGAGTTCATCGCCCAGTATCTCCAGTTGCGGATCCTGCCGAACGATCCCGCAGCACGGACAACCAGCATCCGCGGCATGATCGCCGAAGGAGTCAGTCACGGTGTCATCGATCAGGCGCAGGGCGATCTCGCCATCAGGGCCGTCCGGTTGCATCAGACCCTGCAGGCCGTCCTGCGGCTTTCGACGGCCGCGCGGCTCAAGCCGTCCGAGGCACCCGCGGGCCTGCGCGAGGCCTTGGTCCGGGCCGCCAACAGGCAACTCGACCTGGCCCTGCCGATCAGCCATTTCAGTGCACTGGAAGCATTCCTGACCGACACCCAGAACGGAGTGACGGGCCTGTTCGATATCCTGTGCCCGCCGACGACCGCCATCGAAGATACCCATGCCGGAGGACATCGCACATGA
- a CDS encoding tyrosine--tRNA ligase, with the protein MAFKSELLRTLDERGFIHQCTDSEGLDARACEGPVTAYIGFDCTARSLHVGSLVSIMMLRIMQRTGHRPIALVGGGTTKVGDPSFRDESRPLLTDGQIATNKDGLLESLSKYLDFNGGGALMVDNDAWLGQLKYIPFLRDFGTHFTINRMLSFDSVKLRLEREQPLTLLEFNYMVMQAYDFLELGRRHDCALQMGGSDQWGNIVNGVELGRRIDGRQLYGLTTPLITTASGAKMGKTASGAVWLNADMRSPFEYWQFWRNTEDGDVGRFLRLFTDLPLDEIARLEALGGAEINEAKKVLANETTALCHGAEAAEAAAEAARSVFEQGSSNEGLPTIEIDASRFADGGLPVVELFTLAGLASSNGEARRLVRGGGARLDDERIDDETMVVGAARITGGQIKLSAGKKRHVIVRPA; encoded by the coding sequence ATGGCGTTCAAGTCCGAGCTGCTGCGCACCCTCGACGAGAGGGGGTTCATCCATCAATGCACCGATTCCGAAGGTCTCGATGCCCGCGCCTGCGAAGGACCGGTCACGGCCTATATCGGTTTCGACTGCACGGCGAGAAGTCTTCATGTCGGCAGCCTTGTCAGTATCATGATGTTGCGGATCATGCAGCGCACAGGCCATCGTCCCATTGCCCTGGTGGGCGGCGGCACGACCAAGGTCGGCGATCCGTCGTTCCGCGACGAGAGCCGGCCACTCCTCACCGACGGGCAGATCGCGACGAACAAGGACGGATTGCTCGAATCCCTGTCGAAATACCTCGATTTCAATGGCGGCGGGGCGCTGATGGTCGATAACGACGCATGGCTCGGCCAGTTGAAGTACATCCCGTTCCTGCGGGATTTCGGCACCCACTTCACCATCAACCGGATGCTGAGCTTCGACTCGGTCAAGCTGCGCCTTGAACGCGAACAGCCCCTGACCCTGCTCGAATTCAACTACATGGTCATGCAGGCCTATGACTTCCTCGAACTGGGCCGCCGCCACGACTGCGCCCTGCAGATGGGCGGTTCCGACCAGTGGGGGAATATCGTCAATGGCGTGGAGCTTGGCCGGCGCATCGACGGCCGGCAGCTCTATGGTCTCACCACGCCGCTGATCACCACCGCTTCCGGCGCGAAAATGGGCAAGACCGCCTCCGGTGCTGTCTGGCTCAACGCCGACATGCGCTCGCCCTTCGAATACTGGCAGTTCTGGCGCAATACCGAGGACGGCGATGTCGGTCGCTTCCTGCGGCTGTTCACCGACCTGCCGCTGGACGAGATCGCCCGGCTCGAAGCCCTGGGAGGGGCGGAGATCAACGAGGCGAAGAAGGTTCTCGCCAACGAGACGACAGCATTGTGCCACGGTGCCGAGGCGGCCGAGGCGGCAGCCGAGGCGGCGCGGTCGGTGTTCGAACAGGGTTCCTCGAATGAGGGACTTCCCACCATCGAGATCGATGCCTCGCGTTTCGCGGATGGCGGGCTGCCCGTGGTCGAGCTGTTCACGCTGGCCGGGCTGGCCTCCAGCAACGGCGAGGCCCGGCGACTGGTACGCGGCGGCGGTGCGCGTCTCGATGACGAGCGTATCGATGACGAGACGATGGTCGTGGGTGCGGCCCGGATCACCGGTGGACAGATCAAGCTTTCCGCCGGAAAGAAGCGGCACGTCATCGTCAGGCCGGCATGA
- the fdhD gene encoding formate dehydrogenase accessory sulfurtransferase FdhD, which produces MSDIPILLPDPDDPRLTRMISGIDQDGRTVEAPIVHERPLTLFLNSQEIVTMMTIGDHPEYLALGYLLNQNMLRPDDEITSIDHDDELETIVVRTARETDYEEKLKKKVRTSGCAQGTVFGDLMERFDEIGLDPDARLHTSWLASLTRTINTTPSLYLKSGAIHGCALCQQDRVLIYMEDVGRHNAVDKIAGYMFRYGIPPHDKIFYTTGRLTSEMVIKTVQMGIPILVSRSGFTAWGVDLARRAGLTLLGRARGERFLALSGTGRLVFDARPDITGDEPESYRRQGSRGFQRR; this is translated from the coding sequence ATGAGTGACATCCCGATCCTGCTGCCCGATCCCGACGATCCCCGCCTGACGCGGATGATCAGCGGCATCGACCAGGACGGCCGCACGGTCGAAGCGCCCATCGTCCATGAACGCCCTTTGACACTCTTCCTCAATTCGCAGGAAATCGTCACCATGATGACGATCGGTGACCATCCTGAATATCTGGCTTTAGGATACCTTCTCAACCAGAACATGCTTCGTCCTGACGACGAGATCACCTCCATCGACCATGACGACGAGTTGGAAACCATTGTCGTGCGCACGGCACGCGAGACCGACTACGAAGAGAAGCTGAAAAAGAAGGTCCGCACCTCCGGCTGCGCCCAGGGCACGGTCTTCGGCGACCTGATGGAACGATTCGACGAGATCGGCCTCGATCCGGATGCGCGGCTGCACACGAGCTGGCTCGCGTCGCTGACCAGGACAATCAATACCACGCCCTCGTTGTATCTCAAGTCAGGCGCCATTCATGGTTGCGCACTCTGCCAGCAGGACCGCGTATTGATTTATATGGAGGATGTCGGCCGTCACAATGCGGTCGACAAGATCGCCGGATACATGTTCCGGTATGGCATCCCTCCCCACGACAAGATCTTCTACACGACCGGTCGACTGACCTCCGAAATGGTGATCAAGACCGTGCAGATGGGCATCCCGATCCTCGTTTCCCGTTCGGGTTTCACCGCCTGGGGCGTGGACCTGGCCCGCCGAGCCGGCCTGACGCTGCTGGGACGTGCCCGCGGCGAACGTTTCCTGGCCTTGTCAGGGACCGGGCGGCTGGTGTTCGACGCCCGTCCCGACATCACCGGCGATGAACCGGAGAGCTATCGCCGTCAGGGCAGCCGCGGCTTTCAACGCCGCTGA
- a CDS encoding peroxiredoxin: MSITRGDSLPDFTLPTDNDGEISKKSLKGTPFVLYLYPKDDTPGCTTESIGFTERLGDFEALGVRVIGLSKDSIRKHARFREKHGLGVTLASDEDGAFVEALGAWVEKSMYGKTYMGIDRSTFLVAADGTVLREWRKVKVPGHVDEVLDAARTLVP; the protein is encoded by the coding sequence ATGAGCATCACCCGGGGAGACAGCCTGCCCGACTTCACCCTGCCGACCGATAATGATGGCGAGATCAGCAAGAAGAGCCTCAAGGGTACACCGTTCGTGCTCTACCTGTACCCCAAGGACGATACTCCGGGATGCACGACGGAATCGATCGGCTTCACGGAACGGCTCGGTGATTTCGAGGCCCTGGGAGTGCGCGTGATCGGCCTGTCGAAGGACAGTATCAGGAAGCACGCCAGGTTTCGCGAAAAGCACGGGCTGGGCGTGACGCTGGCCTCGGACGAGGATGGCGCATTCGTCGAGGCCCTTGGTGCCTGGGTCGAAAAGAGCATGTACGGCAAGACCTACATGGGCATCGACCGGTCGACCTTTCTTGTCGCCGCCGACGGGACGGTGCTGCGCGAATGGCGCAAGGTGAAAGTACCGGGGCACGTCGACGAGGTTCTGGACGCCGCGCGAACGCTTGTCCCATGA